From a single Armatimonadota bacterium genomic region:
- a CDS encoding SDR family oxidoreductase, translating to MAANWRTAEPLADKVALVTGASRGIGRATALLLAERGAHVGVHYKSAEAQARQVAEAIVAMGRRAVLVQADLERPEDVRHMFDVVGETFGGLDIFVANAASTAFRRFVDLKPHHLARTYQITVFSFVQAAQEAMRLMAGRRGRIVTVSSFPTHRYLPDYSLLASAKAALESLTAYLAVEAAPHGITVNGVSPGVVVTDSAEVYERRRHPGLLDAALRYTPKGRLGQPEDIARVIAFLCSDDAEWIVGQTIVADGGLTLPSPYYPQVDSSRPAAATSSSEERS from the coding sequence ATGGCGGCGAACTGGCGAACGGCGGAACCTCTGGCGGACAAGGTGGCGCTGGTCACCGGTGCCTCGCGGGGCATCGGGCGCGCCACCGCCCTCCTGCTGGCCGAACGCGGCGCCCATGTGGGCGTCCACTATAAGAGCGCCGAGGCCCAGGCCCGGCAGGTGGCGGAGGCGATCGTTGCCATGGGCCGCCGGGCCGTCCTGGTGCAGGCCGACCTGGAGCGGCCCGAAGACGTGCGGCACATGTTCGACGTGGTGGGCGAGACGTTTGGCGGGCTGGACATCTTCGTGGCCAATGCCGCGTCCACCGCCTTCCGGCGCTTCGTCGACCTCAAGCCCCACCACTTGGCCCGGACCTACCAGATCACCGTCTTCTCCTTTGTTCAGGCGGCGCAGGAGGCGATGCGTCTGATGGCCGGACGCCGCGGTCGGATCGTCACCGTGTCCAGCTTCCCTACCCACCGCTACCTGCCCGACTACTCTCTGCTGGCCTCAGCTAAGGCCGCTCTGGAGTCGCTGACCGCCTATCTGGCGGTGGAGGCGGCGCCGCACGGCATCACGGTCAACGGTGTGAGCCCCGGCGTGGTGGTCACAGACTCGGCGGAGGTGTACGAGAGACGCCGGCACCCGGGGCTGCTGGACGCGGCGCTGCGGTACACGCCCAAGGGGCGACTGGGCCAGCCCGAGGATATCGCCCGCGTCATCGCCTTCCTGTGCTCCGACGACGCGGAGTGGATCGTCGGGCAGACCATTGTCGCAGACGGGGGGCTCACCCTGCCCAGTCCCTACTATCCACAGGTCGATTCCTCCCGGCCCGCGGCCGCAACATCATCCTCGGAGGAGCGTTCGTGA